Proteins encoded in a region of the Halosimplex halophilum genome:
- the gfo6 gene encoding D-xylose 1-dehydrogenase Gfo6, giving the protein MSSSLFDYEPRDWRTDADGTVRFALVGIGWWTSEYVLPAIETTDHCTTTTVVSSSTEKTDRVRANYGTVEHGLTYEEFADGEAADAYDAVYVCTPNATHLEHVEAAARHGKAVLCEKPMEATVERAERLVEAAADVPLMVAYRMHTEPAVRRARELVRDGAIGEPVLVHGENSQPLLEMIDDPDQWRLNPDLTGYGTSVMDLGIYPLNTARFILGADPVQVQSTMASDHEAFDAVPDEVATFSVVFDDGTHAACSSSQNAHDHTRLEIVGTEGRIELEPAFHMETQLTVARGEDTVEFDTEGVDQMAEEFEYFAQRVLADEPVYADGDHGLVDMKAIAAIHEAAESGGTVDVE; this is encoded by the coding sequence ATGTCGAGTTCGCTCTTCGACTACGAGCCGAGAGACTGGCGAACGGACGCCGACGGGACCGTGCGGTTCGCGCTCGTCGGCATCGGGTGGTGGACGAGCGAGTACGTCCTGCCCGCCATCGAAACGACCGACCACTGCACGACGACGACCGTCGTCAGCAGTTCGACCGAGAAGACCGACCGCGTCCGCGCGAACTACGGGACCGTCGAGCACGGGCTCACCTACGAGGAGTTCGCCGACGGCGAGGCCGCCGACGCCTACGATGCCGTCTACGTCTGCACGCCCAACGCGACCCACCTCGAACACGTCGAGGCGGCCGCGCGCCACGGGAAGGCCGTCCTCTGCGAGAAGCCCATGGAGGCGACCGTCGAGCGCGCCGAGCGGCTCGTGGAGGCCGCCGCGGACGTGCCGCTGATGGTGGCCTACCGGATGCACACCGAACCGGCCGTCCGCCGGGCGCGCGAGCTGGTCCGCGACGGCGCCATCGGCGAGCCCGTCCTCGTCCACGGCGAGAACTCCCAGCCGCTCCTGGAGATGATCGACGACCCCGACCAGTGGCGGCTGAACCCCGACCTGACCGGCTACGGGACCTCCGTCATGGACCTCGGGATCTACCCGCTGAACACCGCACGATTCATTCTCGGCGCCGACCCCGTACAGGTGCAGTCGACGATGGCCTCCGACCACGAGGCCTTCGACGCGGTCCCCGACGAGGTGGCGACGTTCTCGGTCGTCTTCGACGACGGCACCCACGCCGCCTGCTCCTCGTCGCAGAACGCCCACGACCACACGCGCCTCGAAATCGTCGGGACGGAGGGCCGCATCGAACTCGAACCCGCGTTCCACATGGAGACCCAGCTGACGGTCGCACGCGGGGAGGACACCGTGGAATTCGACACCGAGGGCGTCGACCAGATGGCCGAGGAGTTCGAGTACTTCGCCCAGCGGGTGCTCGCCGACGAACCCGTCTACGCCGACGGCGACCACGGGCTCGTGGACATGAAGGCGATCGCCGCGATCCACGAGGCGGCCGAATCCGGCGGGACGGTCGACGTCGAATAA
- a CDS encoding mandelate racemase/muconate lactonizing enzyme family protein — MSDVEITGVETYLVANPWKPWVFVQLETDAGVTGLAEATTHDKPRTVAAAIDEMADFFIGRDPFDTESLWLEMYRNEWFSKNVINTTVCSAVDMACWDIKGKVLDKPVYELLGGAHHGTELRAYANGWYTDAEGEPEGFARAAERVVDDGYDAMKFDPFGTAWQSMTTAEKNHAVDIVGAVREAVGPDVELLIECHGRFSAAQAVDIARKLDQFDPAWYEEPCPPDSINSLAEVADKSPIPVVTGERHMTKHEFFELVTRTDIDVFQPDLMNTGGITEGKKIAGLAEADHVDIAPHNPQGPVAGAIYSHFCTSIPNFRIQEMFQTYDEPWVDELLEDPLKVEDGYVQVPEGPGYGIELDMDVVREHEYTEDRVHTIDLWEEDWEKRADDLR, encoded by the coding sequence ATGTCAGACGTAGAAATCACAGGCGTCGAGACGTACCTGGTAGCCAACCCGTGGAAGCCGTGGGTGTTCGTCCAGCTGGAGACGGACGCCGGCGTGACGGGGCTGGCGGAGGCGACGACCCACGACAAGCCCCGCACCGTCGCGGCGGCCATCGACGAGATGGCGGACTTCTTCATCGGCCGGGACCCGTTCGACACGGAGTCGCTGTGGCTGGAGATGTACCGCAACGAGTGGTTCTCGAAGAACGTCATCAACACGACCGTCTGCTCGGCGGTCGACATGGCCTGCTGGGACATCAAGGGCAAGGTGCTGGACAAGCCCGTCTACGAGCTGCTGGGCGGTGCCCACCACGGGACGGAGCTGCGCGCCTACGCCAACGGCTGGTACACCGACGCCGAGGGCGAGCCCGAAGGGTTCGCCCGCGCCGCCGAGCGCGTCGTCGACGACGGCTACGACGCGATGAAGTTCGATCCCTTCGGTACGGCCTGGCAGTCGATGACCACCGCGGAGAAGAACCACGCCGTCGACATCGTCGGCGCGGTCCGCGAGGCCGTCGGCCCGGACGTGGAGCTGCTCATCGAGTGTCACGGCCGCTTCTCGGCCGCCCAGGCCGTCGACATCGCCCGCAAGCTCGACCAGTTCGACCCGGCCTGGTACGAGGAGCCGTGCCCGCCGGACTCGATCAACAGCCTCGCCGAGGTCGCCGACAAGTCGCCGATCCCGGTCGTCACCGGCGAGCGTCACATGACCAAACACGAGTTCTTCGAGCTGGTCACCCGGACGGACATCGACGTGTTCCAGCCGGACCTGATGAACACCGGCGGGATCACCGAGGGCAAGAAGATCGCGGGCCTCGCCGAGGCCGACCACGTCGACATCGCCCCGCACAACCCCCAGGGGCCGGTCGCCGGCGCCATCTACTCGCACTTCTGTACCTCCATCCCGAACTTCCGCATCCAGGAGATGTTCCAGACCTACGACGAGCCGTGGGTCGACGAGCTCCTGGAGGACCCGCTGAAGGTCGAGGACGGCTACGTCCAGGTCCCCGAGGGCCCGGGCTACGGCATCGAACTCGACATGGACGTCGTCCGCGAGCACGAGTACACCGAGGACCGCGTCCACACCATCGACCTCTGGGAGGAGGACTGGGAGAAGCGCGCCGACGACCTGCGGTGA
- a CDS encoding IclR family transcriptional regulator: MHAERDPPIKSTATSLDVVEAVHAMGGATLSEVVEQFEKPRSTVHDHLKTLTDAGYLVKDGREFRVSVRFLNLGGRARAQSQLFQVAEAEVRELASDTGEHANLMVEENGRGVFLYKVKGSQSVHLDTYEGMEVDLHTTAMGKAILSEVSREKRDAIVAEHGLEPVTAETITDREELETELTEIRERGYAVDNEERVDGVRCVAAPITTEEGVVGGVSVSAPKSRMNGQRFEEEIPSEVLSTANIIEVNLQHA; the protein is encoded by the coding sequence ATGCACGCCGAACGCGACCCGCCCATCAAATCGACCGCGACGAGCCTCGACGTCGTCGAGGCCGTCCACGCGATGGGCGGCGCGACGCTCTCGGAGGTCGTCGAGCAGTTCGAGAAACCCCGGAGCACGGTCCACGACCACCTGAAGACGCTGACCGACGCGGGCTACCTCGTCAAGGACGGCCGGGAGTTCCGCGTCAGCGTCCGCTTTCTCAACCTCGGGGGTCGCGCACGCGCGCAGTCACAGTTGTTTCAGGTGGCGGAGGCGGAGGTCCGCGAGCTGGCGAGCGACACCGGCGAGCACGCCAACCTGATGGTCGAGGAGAACGGCCGGGGTGTCTTCCTCTACAAGGTCAAGGGCTCGCAGTCGGTCCACCTCGACACCTACGAGGGGATGGAGGTCGACCTGCACACGACGGCGATGGGCAAGGCGATCCTCTCGGAGGTCTCCCGGGAGAAACGGGACGCCATCGTCGCGGAACACGGGCTCGAACCGGTGACCGCCGAGACGATCACGGACCGCGAGGAACTGGAGACGGAACTGACCGAGATCCGCGAGCGCGGCTACGCCGTCGACAACGAGGAGCGCGTCGACGGCGTCCGCTGCGTGGCCGCCCCCATCACGACGGAGGAGGGCGTCGTCGGCGGCGTCAGCGTCTCCGCCCCGAAGAGCCGGATGAACGGCCAGCGCTTCGAGGAGGAGATCCCCTCCGAGGTGCTCAGCACCGCGAACATCATCGAGGTCAACCTCCAGCACGCCTGA
- a CDS encoding fumarylacetoacetate hydrolase family protein: MRYYRSERGGSISLIAADDSAAYDLSETEAGPTSFLELASAASLTDGTVDDVARGLVDEAPTVELAAVEDHLVRPLDPDEVWAAGVTYSISQEARQEEGGLAESYLEAYEGERPEVYFKATPSRTVGPNDRVGIRGDSDWDAPEPEMTIVLYDEEIVGFTVGNDMCSRSIERENLLYLPQSKIYAKNCAIGPCIATGETVGDPLDLEMHMSIERDGETVFEEGTSTDELVRTCEELVDYYTRYNEVPEASVLLTGTSIMVPDDVSLEEDDVIRIEIEDIGVLTNTVEQL, translated from the coding sequence ATGCGTTACTACCGCAGCGAGCGAGGCGGATCCATATCGCTGATCGCGGCAGACGACTCGGCGGCGTACGACCTCTCGGAGACAGAGGCGGGGCCGACGTCGTTTCTCGAACTCGCGTCGGCGGCGTCGCTGACCGACGGGACCGTCGACGACGTGGCGCGGGGGCTCGTCGACGAGGCGCCGACGGTCGAACTCGCGGCGGTCGAGGACCACCTCGTCCGGCCGCTGGACCCCGACGAGGTGTGGGCGGCCGGCGTCACCTACTCCATCAGCCAGGAGGCCCGCCAGGAGGAGGGGGGACTCGCCGAGTCCTACCTGGAGGCCTACGAGGGCGAACGCCCGGAGGTGTACTTCAAGGCGACGCCCAGCCGGACCGTCGGCCCGAACGACCGCGTCGGGATCCGCGGCGACTCCGACTGGGACGCCCCCGAACCCGAGATGACGATCGTCCTCTACGACGAGGAGATCGTCGGCTTCACCGTCGGCAACGACATGTGTAGCCGCTCGATCGAGCGGGAGAACCTCCTCTATCTGCCCCAGAGCAAGATCTACGCCAAGAACTGCGCCATCGGCCCCTGCATCGCCACCGGCGAGACCGTCGGCGACCCGCTCGACCTGGAGATGCACATGTCGATCGAGCGCGACGGCGAGACGGTCTTCGAGGAGGGGACCTCGACCGACGAGCTGGTACGGACCTGCGAGGAACTGGTCGACTACTACACCCGCTACAACGAGGTCCCCGAGGCGAGCGTCCTGCTGACCGGCACCTCGATCATGGTCCCGGACGACGTGTCCCTCGAGGAGGACGACGTGATCCGCATCGAGATCGAGGACATCGGCGTCCTCACCAACACCGTCGAACAGCTGTAG
- a CDS encoding alpha-N-arabinofuranosidase, whose amino-acid sequence MANAHVTVHTEAGIDRVEPELHGHFAEHLGRCIYDGIYTDDSVDEDGFREDVVELLAELEMPVLRWPGGCFADDYHWEDGVGPAEDRPRRRNLFWGQGREMIPEESNRFGTDEFLEFCERVGTEPYLAANVGSGDPQEAANWVEYTNYDGDTELADRRRANGREEPYGVKYWGLGNENWGCGGQMSPEQYAREYRRFATYVGTQSAHMLDHDLELVACGFENHEWNHRFMEEVADPKWGVEFPLDHLTLHHYYGRTMSVDEADAEDYDEFFLEALEMDHHIERLASAINAFSTTRDIGVIIDEWGAWHPEAQGGTGLEQPGTVLDALSAAAVLDIFNDHADVMTMSNIAQTVNVLQCLVETDGDDAFKRPTYRVYDLYAPHKGNEAVTTSIETPTREVDDDELPLVGASASVDDDGEVYVTATNLDTRAAHTVEFTVEDATGDDVDAQVLFEGQEPDLVVDADNAEAFAAEDLDVSVDGDGTVTAELEPGTVAGISVE is encoded by the coding sequence ATGGCGAACGCCCACGTCACGGTTCACACAGAGGCAGGTATCGACCGGGTCGAACCCGAACTCCACGGCCACTTCGCGGAACACCTCGGACGCTGTATCTACGACGGCATCTACACGGACGACTCCGTCGACGAGGACGGCTTCCGGGAGGACGTGGTCGAACTGCTCGCGGAGCTGGAGATGCCCGTCCTGCGGTGGCCGGGCGGCTGTTTCGCCGACGACTACCACTGGGAGGACGGGGTCGGCCCCGCCGAGGACCGCCCGCGCCGCCGCAACCTCTTCTGGGGGCAGGGCCGCGAGATGATCCCCGAGGAGTCCAACCGCTTCGGCACCGACGAGTTCCTGGAGTTCTGCGAGCGGGTCGGCACCGAGCCGTACCTCGCCGCCAACGTCGGCTCCGGCGACCCCCAGGAGGCCGCCAACTGGGTCGAGTACACCAACTACGACGGCGACACCGAACTGGCCGACCGCCGCCGCGCGAACGGCCGCGAGGAGCCCTACGGGGTGAAATACTGGGGGCTGGGCAACGAGAACTGGGGCTGTGGCGGCCAGATGTCCCCCGAGCAGTACGCCCGCGAGTACCGCCGGTTCGCCACCTACGTCGGCACCCAGAGCGCCCACATGCTCGACCACGACCTCGAACTGGTCGCCTGCGGGTTCGAGAACCACGAGTGGAACCACCGCTTCATGGAGGAGGTCGCCGACCCCAAGTGGGGCGTCGAGTTCCCGCTCGACCACCTGACCCTGCACCACTACTACGGCCGCACGATGTCCGTCGACGAGGCCGACGCCGAGGACTACGACGAGTTCTTCCTCGAGGCCCTGGAGATGGACCACCACATCGAGCGGCTCGCCTCCGCGATCAACGCCTTCTCGACGACGCGTGACATCGGCGTCATCATCGACGAGTGGGGCGCCTGGCACCCCGAGGCCCAGGGCGGGACCGGCCTCGAACAGCCCGGCACGGTGCTGGACGCGCTGTCTGCCGCCGCGGTGCTCGACATCTTCAACGACCACGCCGACGTGATGACGATGTCCAACATCGCCCAGACGGTCAACGTGCTCCAGTGCCTCGTCGAGACCGACGGCGACGACGCCTTCAAGCGGCCCACCTACCGCGTCTACGACCTCTACGCCCCCCACAAGGGCAACGAGGCCGTCACCACGTCCATCGAGACGCCGACCCGCGAGGTCGACGACGACGAACTGCCGCTCGTGGGGGCGTCGGCCTCCGTCGACGACGACGGCGAGGTGTACGTCACCGCGACGAACCTCGACACCCGCGCGGCCCACACCGTCGAGTTCACCGTCGAGGACGCGACGGGCGACGACGTCGACGCGCAGGTCCTCTTCGAGGGCCAGGAGCCGGACCTGGTCGTCGACGCCGACAACGCCGAGGCCTTCGCCGCCGAGGACCTCGACGTGAGCGTCGACGGCGACGGTACCGTCACTGCGGAACTCGAGCCGGGCACGGTCGCCGGCATCTCCGTCGAGTAA
- a CDS encoding ABC transporter substrate-binding protein: MGGALALAGCSSNDSGGDGGDGGDGGDGGGDGGDGGDGGDGTAGGDFQPADNAMTEGVTVNPTNYQFNPLNLTTPFSHDMQVDWFQRYNIANEEITPYALEVTEFEGETATLQVREGLTWHNGDPGDPVNADDLYAKFVTDTVTNGTLGRLWTDINRAGDRSIELALDGTIARDLFDDGLNYYQIDTPWRKYRDYVERWEDATTASETDSVRTDLRGDAFEEPHGNGPFQVSDISSSRLRMEKYEHHPDADNINWDYWDLEKVSTDTASVLVGMEVDAFRNYNPPQSVFENVPDAMESASLPALWGQSLPFNHNDEDFGNVRVRQAISEFVDRGAAANNYGRWGQPVEAPSGLVGNINGQNEQSDRWRNKVSDEMADTLHRYRNPERGRRLLREEGYQKDDGTWYKPNGDPFEFTIKVPTYNDWHPLYQTFADNLSSEGIDASMQTIEAASYWSDHYLANNYKVAATGWTLQRSSPYYVWDQYYNVDVNFLGIDPTSVMAPPVGEPDGELQEHDVTELQSELLVARGDRYQELTDQLAWITNQTLPMLQIHEINDATWYRTDNWEIPPTDDPVYQAKFPLWWLPRLGELQAKSA, encoded by the coding sequence ATGGGTGGTGCCCTCGCACTCGCGGGGTGTTCGTCGAATGACAGCGGTGGTGACGGCGGCGACGGTGGCGACGGCGGCGACGGCGGCGGCGACGGCGGCGACGGCGGCGACGGCGGCGACGGGACCGCCGGCGGCGACTTCCAGCCGGCGGACAACGCCATGACCGAGGGCGTCACCGTCAACCCGACCAACTACCAGTTCAACCCGCTCAACCTGACCACGCCGTTCAGCCACGACATGCAGGTCGACTGGTTCCAGCGCTACAACATCGCCAACGAGGAGATCACGCCCTACGCGCTGGAGGTCACGGAGTTCGAGGGCGAGACGGCCACCCTGCAGGTCCGCGAGGGGCTCACCTGGCACAACGGCGACCCCGGCGACCCGGTCAACGCCGACGACCTCTACGCGAAGTTCGTGACCGACACCGTCACGAACGGGACCCTCGGGCGGCTGTGGACGGACATCAACCGCGCCGGCGACAGGTCCATCGAACTCGCGCTCGACGGGACGATCGCCCGGGATCTGTTCGACGACGGCCTGAACTACTACCAGATCGACACGCCCTGGCGCAAGTACAGGGACTACGTCGAGCGCTGGGAGGACGCGACGACGGCGTCGGAGACCGACAGCGTCCGCACCGACCTCCGGGGCGACGCCTTCGAGGAACCGCACGGCAACGGCCCCTTCCAGGTGTCGGACATCTCCAGCAGCCGCCTCCGGATGGAGAAGTACGAGCACCACCCGGACGCCGACAACATCAACTGGGACTACTGGGACCTGGAGAAGGTGTCGACCGACACCGCGAGCGTCCTGGTCGGGATGGAGGTCGACGCCTTCCGCAACTACAACCCGCCCCAGTCGGTGTTCGAGAACGTCCCCGACGCCATGGAGTCGGCGTCGCTGCCGGCCCTGTGGGGCCAGTCGCTGCCGTTCAACCACAACGACGAGGACTTCGGCAACGTCCGGGTCCGGCAGGCGATCTCCGAGTTCGTCGACCGCGGGGCCGCGGCCAACAACTACGGTCGCTGGGGCCAGCCCGTCGAAGCGCCGAGCGGTCTCGTCGGCAACATCAACGGCCAGAACGAGCAGAGCGACCGCTGGCGGAACAAGGTCTCCGACGAGATGGCCGACACGCTCCACCGCTACCGCAACCCCGAGCGCGGCCGGCGGCTGCTCCGCGAGGAGGGCTACCAGAAGGACGACGGCACGTGGTACAAGCCCAACGGCGACCCCTTCGAGTTCACGATCAAGGTGCCGACCTACAACGACTGGCACCCCCTCTACCAGACGTTCGCCGACAACCTCTCCAGCGAGGGCATCGACGCCTCGATGCAGACCATCGAGGCGGCCTCGTACTGGTCGGACCACTACCTCGCGAACAACTACAAGGTGGCCGCGACCGGCTGGACGCTCCAGCGGTCCAGTCCCTACTACGTCTGGGACCAGTACTACAACGTCGACGTGAACTTCCTCGGGATCGACCCGACCAGCGTGATGGCTCCGCCGGTCGGCGAGCCCGACGGCGAACTCCAGGAGCACGATGTCACGGAACTGCAGTCGGAGCTGCTGGTCGCCCGCGGCGACCGCTACCAGGAGCTGACCGACCAGCTCGCGTGGATCACCAACCAGACGCTGCCGATGCTGCAGATCCACGAGATCAACGACGCCACCTGGTACCGCACCGACAACTGGGAGATCCCGCCGACGGACGACCCCGTCTACCAGGCGAAGTTCCCGCTGTGGTGGCTCCCGCGACTGGGTGAACTCCAGGCCAAGTCCGCCTGA
- a CDS encoding ABC transporter permease translates to MYVAKRVAQAFVTFVAVVTVTFALVRSIPGGPADFIRAQVMRSGGSDEISMSEINSLVESYTNIDPSTPLHVQYFNYLTSVLQGDLGQSIWYNKPVSDIILGAAPWTIFLLSVSILLTFGIGIVLGAVMAYLEGTRFDNGSTIVSMFLNSVPYYVAAILFVYVISIQLGMLPQSGRYASGLDPGMNLEFIVSALRHAILPIVSLVVTGFGGVAITMRGNAVQEIGEDYIRVAHLRGVPGRRIATRYVGRNAVLPMYTNFMIAIGFMFGGSVILEEIFAYEGLGYYLLSAINTGDYPLMMGGFLIIALAVLICILIADLTYSMIDPRIEDQGSREAY, encoded by the coding sequence ATGTACGTAGCCAAACGGGTGGCACAGGCGTTCGTCACGTTCGTGGCTGTGGTCACCGTCACGTTCGCGCTGGTGCGGTCGATCCCGGGCGGGCCGGCCGACTTCATCAGGGCGCAGGTGATGCGCAGCGGCGGCTCGGACGAGATCAGTATGAGTGAGATCAACTCACTCGTCGAGTCGTACACGAACATCGACCCGTCGACGCCGCTACATGTCCAGTACTTCAACTACCTCACGAGCGTCCTGCAGGGGGACCTGGGACAGTCGATCTGGTACAACAAGCCGGTGTCGGATATCATCCTCGGCGCCGCGCCGTGGACGATCTTCCTGCTGTCCGTCTCGATCCTGTTGACCTTCGGGATCGGGATCGTCCTGGGGGCGGTCATGGCGTACCTCGAGGGGACCCGCTTCGACAACGGTTCGACCATCGTCTCGATGTTCCTGAACTCGGTGCCGTACTACGTCGCCGCGATCCTCTTCGTGTACGTCATCTCGATCCAGCTGGGGATGCTCCCCCAGTCCGGCCGCTACGCGTCCGGGCTCGACCCCGGGATGAACCTCGAGTTCATCGTCAGCGCCCTGCGCCACGCAATCCTCCCCATCGTGTCGCTGGTCGTCACCGGGTTCGGCGGCGTCGCCATCACGATGCGGGGCAACGCGGTCCAGGAGATCGGCGAGGACTACATCCGGGTGGCTCACCTGCGGGGGGTCCCCGGCAGGCGGATCGCGACCCGCTACGTCGGCCGCAACGCCGTCCTCCCGATGTACACGAACTTCATGATCGCCATCGGGTTCATGTTCGGCGGGTCGGTCATCCTCGAGGAGATCTTCGCCTACGAGGGGCTGGGGTACTACCTGCTGTCGGCGATCAACACGGGTGACTACCCGCTGATGATGGGCGGGTTCCTCATCATCGCGCTGGCGGTGCTGATCTGCATCCTCATCGCCGACCTCACCTACAGCATGATCGACCCCCGCATCGAGGACCAGGGCTCCCGGGAGGCGTACTGA
- a CDS encoding ABC transporter permease, with protein MAEQNSSFSQSDGAAGGQGASQADIYREWIDMAVLTPIRVAWDDWRTQVGSIIIAFYLLMGTVGVTLVDPPTQGQGDRYVPPFQDWSVPLGTNNLGESLLSSTVHATPPMLQMIAAGAVFSTVLATAIGTVSGYKGGAVDRILTVFTDIAMTIPGLPLIILLTAVFEPTNPAVIGIIITINAWAGLARSIRSQVLSLRDHSYVEASRIMGAPTRRILVDDIIPNIMPYVLINFVNSARNVIFGSVALFYLGLLGSTHENWGIALNNAYNDGAIYSLDVLHWLLIPMFAIVGLSFGFVLFAQGTEKLFNPRIRARHAETVEDDTAPYQE; from the coding sequence ATGGCCGAGCAGAACTCCTCGTTCAGTCAGTCCGACGGGGCGGCCGGCGGGCAGGGCGCCTCGCAGGCGGACATCTACCGCGAGTGGATCGACATGGCCGTGCTCACGCCGATCCGGGTCGCCTGGGACGACTGGCGCACCCAGGTCGGGTCTATCATCATCGCGTTCTACCTCCTGATGGGCACTGTCGGCGTCACACTGGTCGACCCGCCGACTCAGGGGCAGGGCGACCGGTACGTCCCCCCGTTCCAGGACTGGTCGGTCCCGCTCGGGACGAACAACCTCGGCGAGAGCCTGCTGTCGTCGACGGTCCACGCCACGCCGCCGATGCTCCAGATGATCGCCGCCGGCGCGGTGTTCTCGACGGTCCTGGCGACGGCCATCGGGACCGTCTCCGGCTACAAGGGCGGGGCCGTCGACCGGATCCTGACGGTGTTCACCGACATCGCGATGACGATCCCCGGGCTGCCGCTGATCATCCTGCTGACCGCGGTGTTCGAACCGACCAACCCCGCGGTGATCGGGATCATCATCACCATCAACGCGTGGGCGGGGCTGGCCCGGTCGATCCGCTCGCAGGTGCTGTCGCTGCGCGACCACTCCTACGTCGAGGCCTCCCGGATCATGGGTGCGCCGACCCGGCGGATCCTCGTCGACGACATCATCCCGAACATCATGCCGTACGTCCTGATCAACTTCGTCAACTCCGCGCGCAACGTGATATTCGGGTCCGTCGCGCTGTTCTACCTCGGGCTGCTCGGAAGCACGCACGAGAACTGGGGGATCGCACTCAACAACGCCTACAACGATGGCGCCATCTACTCGCTGGACGTGCTCCACTGGCTGCTCATCCCGATGTTCGCCATCGTCGGCCTCTCGTTCGGGTTCGTCCTGTTCGCACAGGGCACCGAGAAGCTGTTCAACCCGCGTATCCGGGCGCGCCACGCCGAGACCGTCGAAGACGACACCGCTCCCTACCAAGAATGA
- a CDS encoding ABC transporter ATP-binding protein, producing the protein MQQTHTAAVSDPIFQVRDVSVSFDMDRGESRVLDRVDMDIERGEILGVVGESGSGKSMFASALLDAVVDPGVLTGDISFDPKDGRRIDLLDRDETDIKDIRWRQIAMVFQGAMSSFNPTMTVEDHFRETLSIHDYDVEEGMERARDLLSDLYLEADQVLGSHPHELSGGMSQRALIALALVLEPEVLVMDEPTAALDLLMQRSIIELIREIADDRDLTIVFITHDLPLVANLADRLAVLYAFEFVEVGPADDVLTGAKHPYTRALLNATPNLDTPREEMRPIEGSAPDPVNVPEGCSYHPRCPLADDTCVREDPPLDSDGGDGHAAACHYVDRVDDEVPLTLQEVTIDE; encoded by the coding sequence ATGCAACAGACCCACACCGCCGCAGTCAGCGACCCGATATTCCAAGTGCGCGATGTCTCGGTCTCGTTCGACATGGACCGCGGTGAGTCCCGCGTGCTCGACCGCGTCGACATGGACATCGAGCGCGGGGAGATCCTCGGCGTCGTCGGCGAGTCCGGCTCGGGCAAGTCGATGTTCGCCTCGGCGCTGCTCGACGCGGTCGTCGACCCCGGCGTCCTGACCGGCGACATCAGCTTCGACCCGAAGGACGGCCGCCGGATCGACCTGCTGGACCGTGACGAGACCGACATCAAGGACATCCGCTGGCGGCAGATCGCCATGGTGTTCCAGGGGGCGATGAGCTCGTTCAACCCCACGATGACCGTCGAGGACCACTTCCGCGAGACGCTCTCGATCCACGACTACGACGTCGAGGAGGGGATGGAGCGGGCCCGGGACCTCCTCTCGGACCTGTACCTGGAGGCCGACCAGGTGCTCGGCTCCCACCCCCACGAGCTGTCCGGCGGGATGAGCCAGCGGGCGCTTATCGCGCTGGCGCTCGTGCTCGAACCGGAGGTGCTCGTGATGGACGAGCCGACGGCCGCGCTGGACCTGCTGATGCAGCGCTCCATCATCGAGCTCATCCGGGAGATCGCCGACGACCGCGATCTGACCATCGTCTTCATCACGCACGACCTGCCGCTGGTCGCGAACCTCGCCGACCGCCTCGCCGTGCTGTACGCCTTCGAGTTCGTCGAGGTCGGCCCCGCCGACGACGTGCTGACGGGGGCGAAACACCCCTACACCAGGGCGCTGCTGAACGCGACGCCGAACCTCGACACGCCGCGCGAGGAGATGCGGCCGATCGAGGGATCGGCCCCGGACCCGGTGAACGTCCCCGAGGGGTGTTCGTACCACCCGCGCTGTCCGCTGGCCGACGACACCTGCGTCCGCGAGGACCCGCCGCTGGACAGCGACGGCGGGGACGGCCACGCGGCCGCCTGCCACTACGTCGACCGCGTCGACGACGAGGTGCCCCTGACGCTCCAGGAGGTGACCATCGATGAGTGA